A single genomic interval of Streptomyces graminofaciens harbors:
- a CDS encoding XdhC family protein produces MLNIADTLHRWCREARPFALATVVDVTGSAPLPIGTSVAVDVDGNAVGSISGGCVEGAVYELCRQVLHDQGPPQRAWFGYSDDDAFAVGLTCGGELDVLVQHIDPAAQPHLTAALTDVTEGRPVAVAQVIDGPQELLGRILCADAEGRIYPGTLTGAVQREVGAQARALLRAGRTARVDIGGDAATCPEHLSALIHVKASRPHMIVFGAVDFAAALSQAGSFLGYRVTVCDARPVFATAARFPHADEIVVDWPHRYLEHTEVDARTAVCVLTHDAKFDIPLLRLALGLTVGYVGAMGSRRTHHERLRLLRKAGVTEEQLARLRSPIGLDLGACTPQETAISITAEIIAHANGNTGLPLTHTTGAIHHSPRLRQPASAAITA; encoded by the coding sequence ATGCTGAACATCGCGGACACACTGCACCGCTGGTGCCGCGAAGCCCGCCCCTTCGCCCTCGCCACCGTCGTCGACGTCACCGGCAGCGCACCCCTCCCCATCGGCACGTCGGTCGCGGTGGACGTGGACGGCAACGCGGTCGGCAGTATCTCCGGCGGCTGCGTCGAGGGAGCCGTCTACGAGCTGTGCCGACAGGTCCTCCACGACCAGGGTCCACCCCAGCGCGCCTGGTTCGGCTACTCCGACGACGACGCCTTCGCCGTCGGCCTGACCTGCGGCGGCGAACTCGACGTCCTCGTCCAGCACATCGACCCTGCGGCACAGCCGCACCTCACCGCAGCCCTCACCGACGTCACGGAGGGCAGACCTGTAGCCGTGGCCCAAGTCATCGACGGCCCGCAGGAGTTGCTCGGCCGGATACTGTGCGCCGACGCGGAGGGACGTATCTATCCCGGCACGCTGACCGGAGCAGTCCAACGGGAGGTCGGCGCACAGGCGCGGGCACTGCTGCGGGCCGGACGCACGGCCCGGGTGGACATCGGAGGGGATGCCGCCACCTGCCCGGAGCACCTGTCCGCGCTGATCCACGTCAAAGCGTCCCGCCCCCACATGATCGTCTTCGGCGCGGTCGACTTCGCCGCCGCACTCAGCCAGGCCGGCAGCTTCCTCGGCTACCGGGTCACCGTCTGCGACGCCCGCCCCGTCTTCGCCACGGCGGCCCGTTTCCCTCACGCGGACGAGATCGTGGTCGACTGGCCCCACCGCTACCTGGAACACACCGAGGTAGACGCCCGTACCGCCGTCTGCGTCCTCACCCACGACGCCAAGTTCGACATCCCTCTGTTACGCCTGGCCCTCGGCCTGACCGTCGGCTACGTCGGCGCGATGGGATCTCGGCGCACGCATCACGAGCGCCTCCGCCTCCTGCGCAAAGCCGGTGTCACCGAAGAACAGCTCGCCCGGCTGCGTTCCCCCATCGGGCTCGACCTCGGCGCCTGCACGCCCCAGGAGACGGCCATTTCGATCACCGCGGAGATCATCGCCCACGCCAACGGGAACACGGGCCTGCCCCTGACGCACACCACCGGAGCGATCCACCACTCACCCCGGCTAAGGCAGCCGGCCTCGGCAGCGATCACCGCTTGA